In Aedes albopictus strain Foshan chromosome 3, AalbF5, whole genome shotgun sequence, the following are encoded in one genomic region:
- the LOC109431252 gene encoding uncharacterized protein LOC109431252, translating into MEINCFPSEVLCCIFDFLTWNDRKRASLVCRRWNGIINSDRYLRQSKLVLYNYTKVQFFSGVEVGLVNTQRNIEFHSSPMLDTDELLSTINEAFPSGEAVVECVDLFLRSDHEQLCNLVIVNLPKLKQLKRLNILANEGFKTLKKELLLENETLEILKLSFYQNTPCHLQTPNLRSLDLVIRYPSDSQLLYAVSHQLKELTVTFQSKDLVAQLFTCSFENLEKLNISIENDKYLPYTVSRAPIICWHEIQAFINSIRGLKRLEVVDKCNMLRHNYLKVFTHAENLEYLSVNYIILDWTIVEFVSAFKNLRYLNLRGCSTAGEPILLDLPHLEELQMPYKHYATLPCSNLRNLTTLTYSSSQKNHAQFIHQITKTFANLRTLNLLNFDYELSSNSFEFLDHLTLLKTLTIRDMSVSNELFMKCPPLPTLQKLELRTIVTEISLLDCFPEKLKHLYKLDIHNCFFYIFTNDESKSSITFERLRKLMPRCRISTIDSTVFTNEQYDQNPIYIPG; encoded by the exons ATGGAGATCAATTGTTTTCCCAGCGAG GTGCTTTGCTGTATATTCGACTTTCTCACGTGGAATGATCGAAAGCGTGCCTCTCTGGTATGTCGTCGTTGGAATGGAATCATCAATTCAGATCGCTATCTGCGTCAGTCCAAGTTGGTCCTGTACAACTATACTAAAGTGCAATTCTTCTCAGGAGTTGAAGTCGGTCTCGTCAATACTCAAAGAAACATAGAATTTCACTCAAGCCCCATGCTGGATACAGACGAACTCCTATCGACAATAAACGAGGCCTTCCCAAGTGGCGAGGCGGTCGTTGAGTGTGTTGATCTATTCCTAAGATCCGATCATGAGCAACTCTGCAACTTAGTGATAGTGAATCTACCAAAGCTCAAACAACTGAAGCGTTTGAACATCTTAGCCAACGAGGGttttaaaacattgaaaaaagagCTGCTTCTTGAAAACGAGACCTTGGAAATATTGAAACTATCGTTTTATCAAAACACACCGTGCCATCTTCAAACTCCAAATCTCCGTTCGTTGGACTTAGTGATAAGATATCCAAGTGATAGCCAGCTGTTGTATGCAGTTAGTCATCAGCTGAAAGAGTTAACGGTTACCTTCCAGTCCAAAGACTTGGTTGCACAGCTGTTCACATGCAGCTTCGAAAACCTGGAGAAGCTGAACATTTCCATTGAAAATGATAAATATCTACCATACACTGTTTCGCGAGCTCCGATCATCTGCTGGCATGAAATTCAAGCGTTCATAAATTCAATACGAGGCCTAAAAAGACTAGAAGTGGTGGACAAATGTAACATGCTTCGGCACAACTATTTGAAAGTTTTCACGCACGCAGAAAACTTAGAATATCTTTCTGTTAATTACATAATACTTGATTGGACAATAGTTGAATTTGTCTCCGCCTTCAAAAACCTTCGCTATCTAAACCTACGAGGATGTTCAACTGCTGGAGAACCCATTCTTCTGGATTTACCCCATCTTGAAGAGCTCCAGATGCCTTACAAACATTACGCCACGTTACCATGCTCAAATCTTCGCAATCTGACGACGCTTACTTACAGCAGCTCGCAAAAGAATCACGCTCAGTTCATCCATCAAATCACCAAAACTTTCGCAAACTTGAGAACTCTGAATCTATTAAATTTTGACTATGAGCTATCCTCAAACTCATTCGAATTCCTAGATCACCTAACACTCCTGAAAACATTGACCATTCGAGATATGTCAGTGTCGAATGAACTCTTCATGAAATGCCCTCCATTACCGACTCTGCAGAAACTTGAGCTCAGAACTATTGTGACG GAAATCTCGCTGCTGGATTGCTTTCCGGAAAAGCTCAAGCATCTGTACAAGCTGGATATCCACAActgttttttctacattttcacCAACGATGAATCGAAATCTTCCATTACGTTCGAGCGATTGAGAAAGCTAATGCCTCGCTGTCGGATATCGACGATTGACTCGACCGTCTTCACAAACGAGCAATATGACCAAAACCCGATCTACATTCCCGGCTGA